ATTCAGATTTCTTGCTACAGTTTTCATAAAGGTAAACCACCACAGCTGATCCTGCATCAGTTGTCCGGCACCTGCAGGGTGTGGGTCCTTTAACTCTTGGAGCAATGCAGCCATTGGTCACTGGCGTCACATGATAACTAGCCATCCAATCACAGGCCTTAATGTTCATATGTCGCCGCCTGGTTGCTTTTCAGCCGGAAGACTCGACAGAATTTATTTACTGTCACTGTAAACAGCATTACAAACgtatttttaattgaattcGAGCCAAACCAGATCCGTGAATCACCGTCTTCcgcctccagctgctgtttcacagacaTCAAGTGTCACCGGTGGTTCATGTCTGCTCCGGGTGCGGCGTGAGACTCACGGAGGAGAAGCTAACCGCTAGCGTTAGCCGCTAGCCCGCCGCTCGGTGCCGGTGACAGTCAGAGGTGAGcgctgttagcattagcatgggTCCAGAGAGCCCGTGGAGCTATCGGCTAACATCGTAGTTCTGACCCGAAATACATCGTCTGAGAGACGGGATGGCAGGGTGACAACGCCGGCTTCCGTTAGCTCATCACCGTGTTCGTTGTCTGTCGGAGGACACGCCGAACACGATGCTAAAATCCGTCGATTAAATGTGCTCCAGAACGTGGACACACACCAGAGAGACATGACTGAATACCTGCAAAAAGGCGGTGTGTTCGGCACATTTGCACTCTCTGCAGGAGTGAAGCTGTTTGACACGCGCTctctgccgtgtgtgtgtgtgtgtttcagttcagtggTTGAGGGGGTGTTGGGTGGGTCCGTGTGCGGCTCAGGTGCGATGATTTGAGATGGAGGTAAGTGGAACTGAACCGAACAGTCAGTGTGACAGATCTGAGGTCAGTGTGGGCGATGCGTCATGTGACGAATCTGGGAGGAGACCTGCAGACAGGTGGATCCTGAAAACACGTCAAAGGActgagcagagatggaggacaaaCCCAGAATTCAACGGTCTGAGTGACTCAAATCCTCCAGTCGTCTCGTTTTTCCTTTACCTGAGCTGCAGTCTTAATGCAGCGAGCCGTCCACACGTCTTTGGTCTCATCCTTCAACTGTCAGCACAGAGCTTCAGTTCTTTCATAAACCACGTGTGAACATGACGtcactctgctttcatttctgccGTGTGACCAGTTCATGTGATTCTGTTTAAAGATGCAGGATGaatgttttatgtaaataaTCTTCATGTAAAGACTGCTCCCTGCATACTGCTCCCTCCAGCCCCCCTCGTGTTCATCTGTTGACACATCTACTGACAGTGATCACCATCTTACTTCTGGGTGTCACTGAACGATCAGAGGTCTCGAACGCCTCCTGAACCGAGTCAGAGGGACGGTGATGAACAAAGGTCGCGTCCAGGTTCAGAGCTGATGTATTTCAGCTCCTGAGAAAACGGTCATTAGTGTCGGGTCTCCTCCAGCGCAGCGTGATGTTCGTTTGGTCACTACCACGGCGTCTCCGCAGGTTCTCAGTCACATCCAATCAGGAACGAGGCATAACAAAGCAAAGCCTCCCCAACTCCCCCTCTcgtccaaatatggtcacttctgcCTCAAAGAAACTAAGATGGCAGCCATAATGCCAGGCTCGAGGGTTGGGGGCAGCAGTCCTCAGGGCTGCGTCCACTGTGTGTtgttcagtctgtcagtgctTGTGTTTGACGGACTGTCTGTTGCTGCCGTCTTCAGTTGGTTCTTGTATGGGTGAGTGACCGTCAGCCATGAGCGTGGAGCCGGACGCCCTGGCCGTGGTCAACCAGCTGAGGGACCTGGCCGCCGACCCCATGAACCGCAGGGCCATCGTCCAGGACCAGGGCTGCCTGCCGGGACTCATCCTGTTCCTGGACCACCCCAACCCTCAGGTGGTCTACTCGGCCCTCCTGGTGAGCTGCGTCACAGCCGGTCgagcagatgtttgtgtgaccgCTTGGTGCCTTCATCCGGTCCTCTGTGTGGTCTTCTGTCATCAGCCTAACTGTGATTGGTTGGTGTTCTCAGGCGGTCCGTTACCTGGCGGAATGTCGAGCCAACCAGGAGAAGCTGAAGGGGGAGCTGGGGATGATGCTGAGCCTCCAGAACGTCGTGCAGAAGTGAGTCTGATGTCCAGCGTGCAGCTGAGACTGAATTTCATTTAATTCCATGTGGTGTGTCTGCTTTTCATCTGGGTCATTTGGAAGGGCCGAAACTGTCCAAAAAGAGGACTAAATGTCCATCACACAGTCTGTGCTTACGTCTTCAGATGTCTCACTTTgtttgaccagcagtccaaaacccacaGAGGTTCAGTGTGCTGAGACGTAGAACAGAAGACGGACAAAACCGTCCTCAGACGCCACTTCATAGTCCAAACTGTGAAGGTCTGCAAACACGTCAGGGACAAAACAAAGTGATAAATCTTTGAAAAGCGTTTCTGCTCCTTAGTTCAGTCATGAAAACGTAAAGTTTTTCTCCAAACTCACAgtcaaactgtgtttgtgtcgttTTTTAGCTTTAAGATGTTTCtcgtttcatttatttcagtttatgtCCAGAGGACGCAAACACAGAGTCTGCGTCCTCTGGACATAAACTGCTCACACGGACGAGAGGAGGACTTAAACATGCTCACGATGATGGTGCGGCAGTGACGGTGAGCAGACGCCCAGGTGAGCAGACGCCCAGGTGTGCAGACGCTCAGGTGAGCAGACGCCCAGGTGTGCAGACGCTCAGGTGAGCAGACGCCCAGGTGTGCAGACGCTCAGGTGAGCAGACGCTCAGGTGTGCAGACGCTCAGGTGTGCAGATGCCCAGGTGAGCAGACGCCCAGGTGTGCAGACGCTCAGGTGAGCAGACGCTCAGGTGTGTCTGACCTGTGGTCCAGAGCTTTGTGCACATGCAGTCGTGTGTTTCAGTGAAGCTCTaagcttctgtttgtgtcacagctGCTCCACATTCTGACTTTCATCCCGTCCTGTCCAGATCGACCACGCCCGGAGAGACGAAGCTGCTGGCGTCTGAGATCTACGAGCTCCTGCAGGCGTCCGGCGGCGCCGAGTCCGAGCCGGCCGAGGAGGCCGTGAGCGGCCGCCGCAAAGCCCAGTTCTTCCTGGGCTCCAGCAACAAGAGAGCCAAGACCGTCATCCTCCACATCGACGGACTGGACGACTCGGTGAGCAGGAGCCCTGAAGGAcgacatcactcattcactcattcattcgcTCATCACTGTGTCACTCTGTGTCAAAGTTACTGGCTGATACACAAAAGaagcaaagagaggagagctggTCGATCACGTCAGGTGTTTGTGCACCTGTTGGCGACGTGCTGCTCGTCATGAGATGCTCTGTAAACTGAGAGATGAATAAAGAATCGTTGTCTTAAACGAGGAGGAGGTGAGTTAAAGGCAGCTCAGACACAAAGCCCTGCCAGCAGCCgtgtgctgtgcagtgttttcatcagttcagttttagtcctggacagaggagaggaaggcttctcctcctcctccagcggGAAGGAGGTGCATGCTGGTACCGCTGCTGCTAACGGGCTAGCTGCTAACGGGCTAGCTCGGTAACAACTCgtggtgttgctgctgctcggcTGCAGCCTCGTCCTGTGCTGTCCACGGTCCTCGTCCCTCCTGTGGACTCGTCTCGTTTCGCTGCAGGGTTtagtttgatgtttgtttgagtgaaaaaaagattctttttctttttctctctgaactTTTCTGCTccaccttttctcttcttcagtccTTCATCcatggtttgtgtgtctgctctttgtcttgATGTCATCCGACTGTCATCTGCCCCTCAGTGCTCCTCGGGGCTCCTCAGAGCCTGTCGAGGCTCCTCAGGGCTCCTCAGGGCTCCTCGGTGCTCCTCAGGGCTCCTCGGTGCTCCTCGGGGCTCCTCAGCTTTAAGAACATCTCATGACACATCACACGAGGACATTTGGTTTATCTCTGCATTGATTCCAGTTTACCAGCTGACTGATCTGCATTAGAAAGAAACGTGACATTAAACTTGGTTAAACTGGGTTAAACTGGATTTAACTGGTTTGCTCCTCCTCCCGCTCAGAGTCGGAGGAGTCTGTGTGAGGAGGCTCTGCTGAAAATCCGAGGAGTGATCAGCTTCACCTTCCAGATGACCCTGAAGAGATGCATCGTCCGAATCCGATCAGACCTGAAGGCTGAGGtgactctcctcctcttcctcctcttcctcctcttcctcctcttcctctgagcaGCAAACATCCTTCACTGTTAAATTCATTATTTCGGGGGATGTGATGAGCTGCTCTCAGACTTCATTTCCTTCTCAAACAAACTGGTTCAGGTCTCTCAGGTGTccactgtgtccactgtgtccaCTGGTCAATGTTACGTCCACACGAGGGAcagactgtttcctgtttcctgctgtttcaaCATGAACGCGTCGTTTTAAAGATCATCATGCATGTTCGTATCGATCCTGTACATACATGAcgtgttttcctgtttcaggCTCTGGCGTCGGCCATCGCGTCCACGCAGGTGATGACGGCTCAGCAGGTGGTGAAAGGAGAGAACGGGGACGAGGTCAGTTTCGGTCCTCTGGTTTGATTTCTCTGCTCATTCGTTGGTTAGAATGATGAGGGATGACGCGTGATTGGCTGAGTGAAAAGAAGCTGTAACGAGTAAACTAACAACACCTGAAGTCAGTTTATGATCAGCTGTCATCAGACATTGAGCCGACTGTaatgaagacagagacagaggggacagtTTGACACTCTTTGTTCGAGCTTCTCGCCTGAAGACGTGTTTTCCTGGACTGTCCTTCATCGTCTGTTTGAagtgcagcctgcagcttcGTCATACATAGAAACCATTGTGACCCATTTACCGTCCATCAGGAGACTTAAAGTGTCCTTTGACTGTCGTCCCCCAGCCCTGAAACTCTTTGACTCAACGTGTTCGTGGACACATTTGTTGGATCCTTTGGGATCATttttgaaaagagctgaaaTTCTCAACAATGAGGTTTTTGTCGGCAAACATTTGTCTTTTGGTTTGACTTTGACAAACACGTCAAGGTTAATGATGTCGAGTTCACGGCCGGAGAAGTTAACGGTTGTAACAGGTTAACCTCAGACCTTCAGACTTTCAGACCTTAGaccttcagaccttcagacccTCAGACCGTCAGacttcagaccttcagactTTCAGACCTTAGACCTTCAGACCCTCAGACCGTCAGacttcagaccttcagaccttcagacccTCAGACCCTCAGACCCTCAGACCGTCAGACTTCAGACCCTCAGACCCTCAGACCCTCAGACCCTCAGACCCTCAGACTTCAGACCGTCAGACTTCAGACCTTAGaccttcagaccttcagacccTCAGACCCTCAGACCTTAGaccttcagaccttcagacctcAGACCGTCAGACCTTCAGacttcagaccttcagaccgTCAGACCTTAGACCTTCAGACCTTAGACCCTCAGACCCTCAGACCCTCAGacttcagaccttcagaccttAGACCTTCAGACCGTCAGACCTTCAGACCGTCAGACCTTCAGACCTCAGACCGAGAACTAAAACTCAGAGCTTCTGTTTTTCCAGCCAAGGTAGTGATAacaagaataataataacaataatttatAACAATGATGAATAAAGCTGGAATAACAGATTTCAGGGGAATCAGGTGAATCAAAGCAGACAGTCGAAATGATCCAAACCCAACAGTTTCAGATGGCGTTAATCAAACCTGCATTACAGACACGCTGATGA
The Chaetodon auriga isolate fChaAug3 chromosome 12, fChaAug3.hap1, whole genome shotgun sequence genome window above contains:
- the LOC143329243 gene encoding armadillo repeat-containing protein 1-like, producing MSVEPDALAVVNQLRDLAADPMNRRAIVQDQGCLPGLILFLDHPNPQVVYSALLAVRYLAECRANQEKLKGELGMMLSLQNVVQKSTTPGETKLLASEIYELLQASGGAESEPAEEAVSGRRKAQFFLGSSNKRAKTVILHIDGLDDSSRRSLCEEALLKIRGVISFTFQMTLKRCIVRIRSDLKAEALASAIASTQVMTAQQVVKGENGDEVLVPLAEDGSVVVEQNVDLPDYLPEDESPSQEPDKAVSRVGSGQDGTSWLGAATNFLSRSFYW